Genomic DNA from Paramisgurnus dabryanus chromosome 11, PD_genome_1.1, whole genome shotgun sequence:
GTGTGAAGAACAGATTGAATTTAATTCAATTCCACTGTAACTTTGAAATCAAATTTgtcaaaattaactttaaaatgtGAAATACTATTATGTTTGATGTTCAAGTTGCACCATGTGCTCCATATTTCATTTAAGAGCTTCGCTGTGATCACTATGATCTGTCATTGTATTTAaaacattcattaaaaatgCACTCCTATAAATGACCTATGGGTAAATGACTATTCCTTTATGAAAACAAAAGAACAGACTGAAAACTTAATATCAGAATAAATTGGAAACACCTCTGATTTCGTGCTTCAGTTCCTGTAGCCATCTCCAAGGTTTAATTACTGTCACTCATCAGAACTGCTTAAACTAATTCATTTTCCATGAAAAACCTTGAAAAGTCCATCCAGGAGAGCAGCAGTTTCAGCTGTTAGCTATCAGACGAAACTAAATgttaattaaaatgttgattTTAAAATGGTAAATGTTATAGAATAGTAATGGCTATAGGTATTTTCACGTTAATTAAAGCTAAAGGGGACGTCCTCATTCCAAACGTCCAGTACTGGACAAATTACTTTCAGATTTTCCTGGCGTATGGGAACAGTTATGCTGTCAAGCAAACATCTGGCTTTTTCTGCACGTCGAACATaataatttgtcatttttttcctCTTACACAACAATTTTAGGGGAATTTCTAGTATACGTGCCATTTGGGCTAGTAGTAGGATTCCctctctgtgaaatccaggctaagtCTCCTAATCGGAGATGAGATTCAGTACATcaaaaagtttgatttcaatcattgtcttcacattgatttcaatctttgacatgatcttactccgTCAGTATTAAatgtcacgttctttctgatatcatttttaaaccctagttattGTGTAATGTTGTTATTATAGaataaataatatctgtaaaatgataaagctcaaagttcactgccaggcgatatattttctttaacagaattcacctttcaaagcctacagtgaacagCCAGATTGGACTACAGCcttctacttcctgctttaatgacgtcagtggAACAGTTTTTTGggtaaactccgcccacaggaatacgtcagtcgccagctaagctaatggcaagctaagctgctatcgaatcacaacacactaaacaaactacacaatcagaactcgatacgtatttctgaaggagggacttcataagacaaggaagacatcagccgttttaaaaagtaaactgaTAAGTAaactgtgtgaaaaataccccggttttttacacgtgaaacatgaacacatgttattgcacattgtaaacacaatcaaagctttagaaacacagaaagaacgggaccgtTAAAGATATACAGGTTTTATTTTCACTCAATGTACTCTTTATTATGTAGGATGGTTTTAATAGTATTCACAAAATTGACTCTAGCTGGGTTCACAAACTCTTCCAAAAGCAAAGCTTTTCACAACTGTACGTTACATCATTTCACTGGAAGCATTTATCGTGTCTAAACTGCCCGTCAAAATGAATAATGGATCTCATGGCCATGTCTATTTAGCATATATACATGCCGATTCCAGACGTGTCATACAAGTCAAAACCTACTTAATGAGAGCATTATGTGGAGGCTGTAACTCAATGAGCCTGGATTTTTCTATTCTATTAAAGTACGCTTCAATTACACCGGGGCAGTAAAAATTACATTGAGGAAATGCCAAGAAAAATTATTCTGTATACAGCTGTACTCTGATTGCACCCAAGATATCCAATCTGTTTCAAGCATTGACTGCTCCATCTAGCGGACGATGTAGAGAACAACACTCAAAATACATCAAGAAATTACAACTGACAATTGTTTACTAATTGTTTATTAGTAAACCACAGCATGGTCGCATTCAAATAAATTACTCATGTTCTTTTAATACATAAAAAGAGAAGttaaatttaaaaaagaatGAAAATTGAGTCATTGTTTACTTGCCTTTGTGTTGTTTGAAAACTTGCAAATGTGAAAAATTTGAAACACATTAGGACTTTCGAAGCATAACAAACATGAAAAGAGCATTTTTCATTTTGTATTTCAGAGAAACAATATCAGCATACAGGTTTAGACCAACAtgaagtgtgtgtgcgtgcgtgtgtgtgtgtgtgtacacacagTCCCTTAAGAATTCTTTTTACAAAGTTATGCCATAAATCGATTTGTGCCGCAGTTTAAAGCTGAAGTGCTTATTAAAAATTGGTCTGCTTGGTCTCCTCATCTGCCTCCAGATTTTCATAAAAGTTAACATCCTCTGTCTTCTTTTCCTCCCTTTCATCTCTGCAGAGAAACAAAACTTTTTCAAATGCTTTGTTTAAAGAGTAACATATCTCGTAGACAAGACAGATTAATAATTAATACTGTGAACTCAAAAGTAACTCAAACAAGAATGTTGTTTTGAATAGAAAATcggtataaaacaataaattgaCAATAAAATATGTATTGCAACTCTCAAAAGTTAATTGACAAGTTTTCTAAGGTCTATCATGAGCAGTCAGCTCTGTCAGGTGTCTGAATGCGACCTTTGGCACTATAACAACAATCATCATGAGAGTCATAAATAGCTCATCACTATAATCTTGCTTGATAACTGCACAAATATTAATAACTGTCAGATTATTATAGCATTAGTTTAATACTATATAAAATCTTGAAATCATGTGCATATTAAGTCACGACCTTATACATAAAGCTAACCTGATAAAAGCTGACATTATAGTGGGTGGTACtataatgtttgttttatttgtaaatgACCTTTACTGCActgtaataaaatgtatttgaactttcttgactagtgatgagGTGCTATAAATTATGAAAAGTAAAGTTGAAAAAAaataagctaattcaactttatttttataatttatagccaCTCCTAAGTTTTTGGGTGAccaattatgtaatttaattgaGCAATTTACTTATTAAAATTAGTTCAGGCAACTTAGGGGTTCAGTGTAGtagaaagttgaaatgaattctaaattcaagttgattaaacttaaaaatttaggTGCATACAGTGTAGTCAGCATGTTTACTCACTTCTCTTTCTTGGAAAATAATCTTTTCGCAATGAGGAGCACAAAGACAATAAAAAGGAAGCCAACAACTGCCGCCAGTCCAATAAACCATGGCTGTACCGTCACTTTAGATGTAGTTGTACCTGAGGCCCGGTGACCACCTGAATAACATGGCATCAAATAAAGGGTTATAGTTCTGATATCCACTAAAATGATCAAGCTTTATAAACTAAATCAATTTATACAGAAACTACTTGAATTAAAAAGAcacttcacccaaaaattaccATATATGGTaactcatgttgttttaaatttacaaagacatttataacgCAGTTTTTTccagtacactgaaaaaaaaatggtggCTAAGATTTCTTTCACCAACATTGTTATTGTGACATACGGGTTTAAACAACTTGAAGGTGAATAAAAATAACAGGAGatacattttttcttttaaaataatataagaatGTTTTTACCAAAAGGTTCTTTTCTAGTGTAGTCCATTGCGCAAAATTacaagaaaaaaacagaaacgAATATTTGGCAGACTTTAACATAAGTTTTAAGCAATATGTTTAATTTCACTCACCTGTTTTAGCCTGACAAATGGAGATAGACAATAAAATGAAGGCAATGGTATTCCTTAGATGGAACATGGTGGATTTACAGTACGTGAAAACCGTCTGCTGTTTTCAACTTTGTTCTCTATAATTATGTGCAGGATTCTTGGTGACCAAAGTGCAAAAACCATAGGAGAGATCACAGATCACAATGTGTCATTGGACAACCATCAGTGCTGTTATGTTGTAAAGATATACAAGTTTTACTTGACACCCATTATACTGAAAATGAACTATTTGGGATTGATCACGTTGACAAACACAAATGTTTCAACCCATATATTTTCAGTATGTTAATATTGTTCAATAATAacaactaaaaatatatatttaaaatacaaataaaaatatacttttcttttcttttgatATCTAACAGAGTAAATTAGTTTACA
This window encodes:
- the smim24 gene encoding small integral membrane protein 24; amino-acid sequence: MFHLRNTIAFILLSISICQAKTGGHRASGTTTSKVTVQPWFIGLAAVVGFLFIVFVLLIAKRLFSKKEKDEREEKKTEDVNFYENLEADEETKQTNF